The proteins below come from a single Sander lucioperca isolate FBNREF2018 chromosome 20, SLUC_FBN_1.2, whole genome shotgun sequence genomic window:
- the mybpc1 gene encoding myosin-binding protein C, slow-type isoform X10: MPEPTKKDEMPNGQPEESVAPDSNGALPLPEISLEISPPPEAVAEGKEPIETDVKKPEPTESEPLQGVVAQEPRPAENGSNQPEAGGVGVKYQAESGDSTVKEESPCSPPPTDDDAAATTPSPTPQAEDANSLKKLSIELPNDSVPVPAMGRKDSVWSLGDGQGPEDLDKPIDSPPRSTLLIESPQSASVPVGGDITFVAKVEAKDLLRKPTIKWFKGKWMDLASKTGKHLQLKETFERLTKIHTFEMHIIKAKDNYAGNYRCEVTYKDKFDSCSFDLEVKEVEQGSQNVDIRSAFKRSSEGQDDAGELDFSGLLKHRNQREPKQDDTPEVDVWEILKNARPDQYEKIAFMYGITDLRGLLRRMKKIPKEEKKSEAFAKKLEPAYQVDKGGKIRLVVDLADPTVELKWYKNGQEIRPTPNQRKYIFEHKGTQRIMVINNCSMNDDAAYSVAAGDEKCATELFVKELPVKIVKGIEAVKTTVNERIELECEVSEEGAQVKWMKNGVEVPTGVRSRYRVKCEGTKHFLVIDDASREDTGTYSVMATGGTSEARIQVDLKPLKVHQDLQDTTVMLGQPIKLLCEISPGNVPGRWYRNGQLVQPNDRINIIHRNKVHRLEIASSSLHDAGDYTFVPEGYSQSLSAKLHIIDPPRVHLDSMNFPDNTVTIVAGNKLRLEIPISGEPAPRVVWMKGERVILESGQRVRAETYGDQTSLTIEVTEREDTGNYKIVLQNEAGEATASVKIKVVDIPDPPEAPLVPVVGGDWCSMTWEPPKYDGSSPILGYFVERKKKQSSRWMRLNFDLIKETSFEPKKMIEGVPYEVRIFAVNAIGVSKPSEPSKAFTPLAVTSEPTMLVVDDVTDTTVTVKWRPPETIGAAGLDGYLVEYCIEGTDDWIVSNTEVTEKTRYTITGLTPGCKILVRVKALNAAGASTPRTLQHSILVKEVIEPPKIRVPRHLKQTYTRRVGEAVNLVVPFMGKPRPKVTWLKEGKTIEPTDVSIRNTDCDSIIFIRKAERSHSGKYEMNVQVENHVDTAILDIQIVDLPGPPVCVTIEDVWGGNVALVWTPPKDNGNAPITGYTIQKADKKTMEWFTCIEHYHRTCITITELVVGNEYFFRIFAENMCGLSETATQTKKSALIVKEGNFPHDTAQRQYHAQPHSFTLTPTGLQIKTHDYNDHDFKEAPKFTQPLINTFAIAGYNATLNCSVRANPKAKVIWMKNKIAILDDPRYRMFSNQGVCTLEIRKPSPYDGGMYSCKAINDLGEAQVECKLEVKVQTQEL; encoded by the exons ACGATGATGCTGCAGCCACTACCCCATCCCCAACACCCCAAGCAG AGGATGCCAATTCACTCAAGAAACTCTCAATTGAGCTGCCTA ATGATAGCGTCCCTGTGCCAGCCATGGGGAGAAAAGACTCAG TGTGGTCTCTGGGAGACGGCCAGGGCCCAGAAGACCTGGATAAGCCCATTGACAGCCCACCACGGTCCACCCTACTGATAGAGAGCCCCCAAAGTGCCTCTGTCCCTGTGG GTGGAGACATCACCTTTGTTGCCAAGGTGGAGGCCAAAGATCTCCTCCGCAAACCCACCATCAAGTGGTTTAAAGGAAAATGGATGGATCTGGCCAGCAAGACAGGAAAGCACTTACAGCTGAAAGAGACCTTTGAACGATTGACCAAG ATCCACACATTTGAGATGCACATCATCAAGGCCAAAGACAACTATGCTggaaactacaggtgtgaagtCACCTACAAGGACAAGTTTGACAGCTGTTCCTTTGACTTGGAGGTTAAAG AAGTTGAACAAGGCTCACAGAATGTTGATATTCGATCAGCTTTCAAAAGAAG CAGTGAAGGACAAGACGATGCAGGGGAGCTTGACTTTAGTGGTCTCCTTAAACATAG AAATCAAAG GGAGCCGAAACAGGATGACACTCCAGAGGTGGATGTGTGGGAGATCCTGAAGAACGCCCGTCCAGATCAGTACGAAAAGATTGCCTTCATGTACGGCATCACAGATCTGAGGGGTCTGCTGCGGAGGATGAAGAAGATCCcaaaagaggagaagaaaagcgAAG CTTTTGcaaagaagctggaaccagcatATCAGGTGGATAAAGGTGGAAAGATCCGCTTGGTGGTCGATCTGGCCGACCCCACAGTTGAGCTGAAGTGGTACAAGAACGGACAGGAAATCAGACCCACTCCCAA TCAACGGAA GTATATTTTTGAGCATAAAGGCACACAAAGGATAATGGTCATCAACAACTGCAGCATGAATGATGACGCAGCTTATTCTGTAGCTGCGGGAGACGAGAAATGTGCCACAGAGCTGTTTGTCAAAG AGTTGCCAGTTAAGATAGTTAAAGGTATTGAGGCGGTGAAGACCACGGTGAATGAGAGGATTGAGCTGGAGTGCGAGGTGTCAGAGGAAGGTGCTCAAGTCAAATG GATGAAGAACGGTGTTGAGGTTCCAACAGGAGTGCGCTCCAGATACCGAGTTAAGTGTGAAGGAACAAAACACTTCTTGGTGATTGATGATGCCTCCAGGGAGGACACTGGGACATACTCAGTCATGGCTACCGGTGGCACATCTGAGGCTCGCATACAGGTTGACT TGAAACCGCTAAAGGTGCACCAGGACCTGCAGGATACGACTGTGATGCTGGGTCAACCCATCAAGCTGCTATGTGAGATTTCCCCCGGCAATGTCCCAGGTCGTTGGTACAGGAATGGACAGCTGGTCCAGCCCAATGACCGCATCAACATCATACACAGAAATAA GGTCCATCGTCTTGAAATTGCCAGCAGCTCCCTTCATGATGCAGGAGATTACACTTTTGTACCTGAGGGATATTCACAGAGCCTCTCTGCGAAACTTCACATCATTG ACCCACCAAGGGTGCACTTGGACAGCATGAACTTCCCAGACAACACGGTGACAATTGTGGCAGGAAACAAACTTCGCTTGGAGATCCCCATCAGTGGAGAACCAGCACCCAGGGTGGTGTGGATGAAGGGGGAAAGG GTGATTCTGGAGTCGGGCCAACGTGTCCGAGCTGAAACGTACGGCGACCAGACCAGCCTGACAATTGAGGTCACAGAGCGGGAGGACACGGGCAACTACAAGATAGTCCTGCAGAATGAGGCTGGTGAAGCCACAGCCAGCGTCAAAATCAAGGTTGTAG ACATCCCTGACCCTCCAGAGGCTCCCTTGGTCCCAGTGGTGGGAGGTGATTGGTGCTCCATGACATGGGAACCACCAAAATATGATGGAAGTTCACCAATATTAG GCTACTTCgtcgagagaaaaaagaaacaaagctcCAGATGGATGAGACTGAACTTTGACCTGATCAAAGAAACATCGTTCGAACCCAAGAAGATGATTGAAGGAGTGCCATATGAAGTGCGGATCTTTGCAGTCAATGCCATTGGTGTGTCCAAGCCCAGTGAACCATCCAAAGCCTTTACTCCCCTTG CTGTGACCAGTGAGCCCACCATGCTGGTCGTGGACGATGTGACAGACACCACAGTGACTGTGAAGTGGCGTCCTCCTGAAACCATCGGAGCTGCCGGTCTGGACGGATACTTAGTGGAGTACTGCATAGAAGGAA CTGATGATTGGATAGTATCCAACACGGAAGTAACAGAGAAGACCAGGTACACCATCACTGGGCTGACTCCAGGGTGTAAAATCTTAGTTCGAGTCAAAGCCCTAAATGCTGCCGGAGCCAGCACTCCACGGACCCTTCAGCACTCTATCCTGGTCAAAGAGGTTATTG AACCACCCAAGATCCGCGTCCCCCGACACTTGAAGCAGACATACACTCGCAGAGTTGGAGAAGCAGTCAACCTTGTAGTGCCATTTATG GGCAAACCCAGGCCAAAGGTCACCTGGCTGAAAGAGGGCAAGACCATAGAGCCTACCGACGTCAGCATCCGCAACACAGATTGTGACAGCATCATCTTTATCCGTAAAGCAGAACGCAGCCACTCTGGAAAGTACGAGATGAATGTGCAGGTTGAAAACCATGTGGACACTGCCATTCTTGACATACAAATCGTGG ACCTACCTGGGcctcctgtgtgtgtgacgATTGAAGATGTTTGGGGAGGAAATGTGGCTCTGGTCTGGACTCCTCCAAAAGACAACGGCAACGCTCCCATAACAGGCTATACCATTCAAAAAGCAGACAAGAAGACAATG GAATGGTTCACATGCATTGAGCACTACCATCGCACCTGCATCACAATCACAGAGCTGGTGGTAGGGAACGAGTACTTCTTCAGGATCTTCGCGGAGAACATGTGTGGCCTCAGCGAAACTGCCACCCAAACCAAAAAAAGCGCCCTCATCGTCAAAGAAG GGAATTTCCCACATGATACCGCTCAGCGCCAGTATCATGCACAACCCCATTCCTTTACCCTTACCCCAACAGGCTTGCAGATAAAAACGCACGATTACAATGACCACGACTTCAAGGAGGCGCCAAAGTTCACGCAGCCGCTGATCAACACTTTTGCCATCGCCGGCTACAACGCTACTCTCAACTGTAGTGTCCGTGCCAACCCAAAG GCCAAAGTGATCTGGATGAAGAATAAGATCGCCATCCTCGACGACCCGCGCTACCGCATGTTTAGTAACCAGGGAGTATGTACTCTGGAGATCAGGAAGCCCAGCCCCTATGATGGCGGCATGTACTCCTGCAAGGCCATCAACGACCTGGGAGAGGCCCAAGTGGAATGCAAGctggaggtcaaag TCCAAACTCAAGAATTGTGA